GGCTCGCCGCCCTCCTAAACCTGACCCTGGGTGTGTTTTTGAAGCATACAACCGCCTTGACACCCGGCAGTTTCTCAGCCTCGCTGGTATCGATATCCACAATCTCCGCGTGCGGGTACGGGCTCCTCAGCACCTTGCCATACAGCATCCCGGGCAACCTTACATCTGCCGTGTAAACAGCGGCTCCCGTTACTTTCTCCAGAGCGTCCAACCTAGGGATTCTCTTGCCCACAACGGAGTTTTTCATCCTGGTCTACCCCCTTTTCTTACCGTTCCCGAGTGACTTCGGCTGCGGCCTTTATGGCTTCCACGATCTTTACGTAGCCAGTGCAGCGGCAGAGGTTCCCGCCAATGGCCTCCTTTATCTCGTCCTCGCTCGGGTTGGTATTCTTATCAAGCAGCGCCTTGGCAGACATAATCATGCCCGGCGTGCAGTATCCGCATTGGACCGCCCCGTGGTCTATAAAGGCCTGCTGCAGCGGGTGAAGCTCGCCATCCTTGCTCAGGCCTTCGATGGTTTCCACGCTGGCATCCATGGCCTCCATTGCAGGAAGAATGCAGGACGCCACCGCCTTCCCGTTCAAAATTACAGTGCAAGCCCCGCACTCACCCCGCCCGCAGCCAAGTTTCGCACCGGTAAGCCCTGCGTGTTCACGCAAGACGTCCAGTAGCGAAGCAGAAGGACTTATCTCCAGCTGCAGCGGTTGACCGTTTATTTTTATCCTTAGAATTTGAGTGCCCATCTATTTCACTCCTTTTTGTGCACAACTTGTTTCATGAACAACATTAACTGCTAGCGACGGCTGCGGCAACGGCTTCCGACACTGCCCTCCTTACAAGGGCCGGCAACACGGCTTTTCGGTATGCCCGGGATCCTCTCACTGCGCTGTCGCGTGGATCTGCCTCCTCAGCCGCCAGCCTTGCCGCTTCTAGAATCTTTTCTTCGAGAGGCTCAGCACCAGCCAGCACCCGCTCGGCCGTATATGCCCGCATCGG
This portion of the Clostridia bacterium genome encodes:
- a CDS encoding (2Fe-2S)-binding protein, producing the protein MGTQILRIKINGQPLQLEISPSASLLDVLREHAGLTGAKLGCGRGECGACTVILNGKAVASCILPAMEAMDASVETIEGLSKDGELHPLQQAFIDHGAVQCGYCTPGMIMSAKALLDKNTNPSEDEIKEAIGGNLCRCTGYVKIVEAIKAAAEVTRER